A part of Longimicrobiales bacterium genomic DNA contains:
- a CDS encoding TonB-dependent receptor, with protein MVHRNILHSCVSLGWLRAVPVALAIGPSCVAAQNPPDSIIPDSVRFLGGIMVSVAKPALTSGGSSSVVIALDSLGSIPAPTMEQVLRAMPLIQIRANSRGEMQPALRGSEDRQIAILMDGVPLTIGWDHRTDMSIIPLTAARKITLVRGLSSVLYGPNTLGGVVEVDVARGQSRIGSVDPLSVGLAYDGTGGMNVSLTGGHLVDDVDDQWVFRGGFGFQDRSGVPVAEKAEEDPTLRPQYLAEDDLRLNSDAERIDGFVTARYRSDEGTWGSFSASGYDVERGVPPEAHQDDPRLWRYPEQQRMLAALSGGTGQRETGVGEGDLEASIGVDLGSTLIEQFASEAYDTVDETEGSDDRVLTARVLGEHTIGASGDLRASATYADVVHDEVLTPGGMNSYRQRLWSVGMETEFRFGASDLSSVSLGGAVDGSDTPESGDKPSVESITDYGVRLGLSTLVADGVLLHGGASRRSRFPSLREFYSGALGRFEPNPNLQPETLFGSEAGFTMTNRVGEIQMVGFYHQLTDAIVRRSVTGSDGVRRFQRVNQDEIRGAGVELLAVGRLGGATLTGDLTLQDVKGFEADGREVELEYEPALAGKFGLEGPLLAAFRGSVAVRYMSQQLCENPEAGGLQPLDGSAPLDLTVRRLFSLGKSRVLSRMDASASMRNVTDAAVFDQCGLPQPGRLVQIQFRIW; from the coding sequence ATGGTTCACCGCAACATCCTGCATTCCTGCGTCTCTCTCGGATGGCTCCGAGCCGTCCCGGTTGCATTGGCAATCGGGCCTTCCTGTGTTGCCGCACAGAATCCCCCGGATTCGATTATTCCCGACTCCGTGCGATTCCTTGGGGGCATCATGGTAAGCGTGGCCAAGCCGGCACTGACCAGCGGTGGGTCGAGCAGTGTGGTGATCGCCCTCGACTCACTCGGGTCGATCCCGGCGCCCACGATGGAGCAGGTGCTCCGAGCGATGCCGCTCATCCAGATCCGCGCCAACAGTCGCGGTGAGATGCAGCCGGCGCTCCGTGGTTCAGAGGATCGCCAGATCGCGATTCTGATGGACGGGGTGCCTTTGACCATCGGGTGGGACCACCGGACGGATATGTCGATCATTCCCCTCACAGCGGCGCGAAAAATCACGCTCGTGCGAGGCCTTTCATCAGTGTTGTACGGGCCGAACACGCTGGGAGGTGTCGTCGAGGTCGATGTGGCCAGAGGGCAATCCCGGATCGGATCGGTCGATCCGCTGTCCGTCGGCTTGGCCTACGATGGGACAGGTGGGATGAATGTCTCACTTACCGGTGGGCATCTGGTCGATGACGTCGATGACCAGTGGGTGTTCCGCGGTGGGTTCGGCTTTCAGGACCGGAGCGGTGTGCCGGTCGCCGAAAAAGCTGAAGAGGACCCCACCCTCCGGCCACAGTACTTGGCCGAAGACGACCTGCGCCTCAACAGCGACGCTGAGCGAATTGATGGCTTCGTCACGGCGAGGTATCGGTCAGACGAGGGCACCTGGGGTTCGTTCTCCGCGTCCGGATACGACGTCGAGCGCGGTGTTCCTCCTGAGGCGCACCAGGACGATCCTCGGCTATGGAGGTATCCAGAGCAGCAGAGAATGCTGGCGGCTCTCTCCGGGGGTACCGGGCAACGTGAGACGGGCGTCGGTGAGGGAGACCTGGAGGCGAGTATTGGAGTCGATCTCGGATCTACGCTGATCGAGCAGTTCGCCTCGGAGGCTTATGACACAGTCGACGAGACTGAGGGCTCCGACGACCGTGTCCTGACAGCCCGTGTTCTCGGCGAACATACGATCGGCGCTAGTGGGGATCTGCGGGCGTCCGCCACCTACGCTGACGTGGTCCACGACGAGGTTCTCACACCGGGAGGTATGAACAGCTATCGCCAGCGGCTGTGGAGCGTCGGTATGGAGACGGAGTTTCGTTTCGGTGCAAGTGACCTGTCGAGTGTTTCGCTCGGAGGAGCCGTCGACGGTTCCGACACGCCGGAGTCCGGAGACAAGCCCTCGGTAGAGTCGATCACCGACTACGGTGTTCGACTCGGACTGAGTACGCTCGTCGCCGATGGCGTTCTACTTCACGGTGGGGCGAGTCGCCGGTCACGTTTTCCGTCACTGCGCGAATTTTATTCAGGCGCACTTGGCCGATTCGAGCCGAATCCGAATCTGCAACCCGAGACGCTGTTCGGTTCGGAAGCCGGGTTCACGATGACGAACCGGGTCGGTGAGATTCAGATGGTTGGCTTCTACCATCAACTGACGGACGCGATTGTTCGTAGGTCCGTGACGGGCTCGGATGGAGTCAGGCGCTTTCAGCGGGTGAACCAAGACGAGATCAGGGGAGCCGGTGTAGAACTGCTGGCGGTCGGGAGGCTTGGGGGCGCCACCCTGACAGGTGACCTCACGCTGCAGGATGTGAAAGGATTCGAGGCTGACGGCAGGGAAGTTGAGCTCGAGTACGAACCTGCATTGGCCGGAAAGTTCGGCCTTGAGGGACCGCTTCTCGCTGCCTTCAGGGGCAGCGTTGCGGTCCGGTACATGAGTCAGCAGTTGTGTGAGAACCCTGAGGCGGGCGGGTTGCAGCCTCTCGACGGCAGCGCCCCGTTGGACCTGACCGTTCGGCGGCTCTTCAGTCTCGGGAAATCGAGAGTGCTGAGTCGCATGGATGCATCTGCGTCGATGCGAAACGTTACGGACGCGGCGGTCTTCGATCAGTGTGGCCTTCCGCAGCCTGGACGCCTCGTTCAGATCCAGTTCAGGATCTGGTAG
- a CDS encoding aminotransferase class V-fold PLP-dependent enzyme yields the protein MHSRRSFLGTMSLPAAAAATGFTFRPTELRADAIDIAANLKSHLGTAADVVADEDFWFEVQGAFTVDRTLVNLNNGGVSPAPKLVQDAMKRHLDYSNLAPTYTMWQILEPQREGTRERMARAWGVDAEEVAFTRNASESLQTMQFGIDLERGDEVLTTTQDYGRMITTFKQRERREGIVLKQIQIPVPAEDPAEIVRLFEEAITPRTRMILASHMVNLTGQILPVTELTAMARRHGIPLVIDGAHSLAHFDFDLGELDVDNYSSSLHKWLFAPHGTGFLYVRRDKIADVWPLMAAPETQDNNIRKFEAIGTHPEAPYLCIGEALTFHEGLGAARKAARLVYLRDYWANELLQHDNVRLNTSQKEGFACGIANVEVLGVEPNALRDYLWDAHRIITVSINHAEFQGLRISPSVYTTLPELDRFVDVMSHVAQNGLPT from the coding sequence ATGCACAGTCGTCGCTCGTTCCTTGGTACCATGTCCCTTCCCGCCGCCGCAGCTGCGACGGGCTTCACCTTCCGTCCGACTGAGCTTCGAGCCGACGCGATCGACATCGCGGCGAATCTGAAAAGCCATCTCGGGACAGCCGCCGACGTCGTCGCCGACGAGGACTTCTGGTTTGAGGTTCAAGGCGCCTTCACGGTTGATCGCACACTAGTGAACCTGAACAACGGTGGTGTGAGTCCAGCGCCGAAGCTGGTCCAGGATGCCATGAAGCGGCACCTCGACTACTCAAACCTGGCTCCAACCTACACGATGTGGCAGATCTTGGAGCCACAGCGCGAGGGGACCCGCGAGCGCATGGCACGCGCATGGGGTGTGGACGCCGAAGAGGTCGCGTTTACGCGGAACGCCTCAGAGAGTCTCCAGACGATGCAGTTCGGGATCGATCTCGAACGCGGTGACGAGGTCCTGACGACGACACAGGACTACGGGCGAATGATTACGACGTTCAAGCAGCGCGAGCGCCGTGAAGGCATCGTCCTGAAGCAGATCCAGATTCCGGTGCCCGCCGAAGATCCGGCAGAGATCGTCCGCCTGTTCGAGGAAGCGATCACGCCTCGAACCCGGATGATCCTGGCCTCTCACATGGTCAACCTCACAGGCCAGATCCTGCCGGTGACCGAACTGACAGCAATGGCTCGTCGGCACGGCATTCCACTCGTCATTGATGGGGCGCACTCGCTCGCCCACTTCGACTTCGATCTCGGTGAGCTCGATGTCGACAACTACTCGTCCAGCCTTCACAAATGGCTATTCGCTCCGCATGGAACTGGTTTCCTCTACGTCCGAAGGGACAAGATCGCGGACGTCTGGCCACTCATGGCCGCTCCGGAGACACAGGACAACAACATCAGGAAATTCGAGGCCATCGGGACACACCCTGAGGCTCCCTACCTGTGTATTGGGGAGGCACTCACCTTCCATGAAGGCCTTGGCGCGGCTCGGAAGGCTGCCCGACTGGTCTACCTCAGGGACTACTGGGCGAACGAACTGCTCCAGCACGACAACGTGCGGCTGAACACCAGCCAGAAGGAGGGCTTCGCTTGCGGCATCGCCAATGTCGAGGTCCTGGGCGTCGAGCCGAACGCGCTGCGCGACTACCTTTGGGATGCGCACCGCATCATTACGGTGAGCATCAACCACGCCGAGTTCCAGGGACTTCGCATCAGCCCCAGCGTGTACACGACGCTGCCAGAGCTCGATCGGTTCGTCGATGTGATGAGCCACGTCGCACAGAACGGCCTCCCCACCTGA
- a CDS encoding prolyl oligopeptidase family serine peptidase, with the protein MSHSPTGGRIDLRPARFVASLLICGTPMITGVEVAAQAAFSVSDVMSYSFASGLVASPEGNRIAWIENREGERNIWVAAGPEWRGRALTAYQGDDGQELTGLTFAPDGEQVMYIRGGAPNREGEVPDPLYTPDEEERGVWIVDWEGTDPAQVVEGGGFSLSPDGERIAYAQGRDIFVLPLSQEAEAERVARIRGSAGSLTWSPGGESLAFVSGRGDHAFIGVLDLAEERVTYLDPSVANDGSPVWSPNGRQIAYLRVPNERVVQMFAPRREALPFSIRVADARTGQGREVWKASEGVGSAFSGVGAANQLFWGAQDRLVFPWEGDGWKHLYSISTNGGQPTLLTPGAFEVQFAGITPDGETVVFDSNQDDVDRKHIWRVGVSGGSAERLTPGTGLEWGAVVTDGGAVAYHAASGAEPAHTVVLDQGTTNRVSPDLPSAFPADRMVEPEQVIFRAADGMAIHGQLFLPPGATSGTKHPAVIFFHGGSRRQMLLGFHHRGYYHGAYAMNQLMANAGYVVLSVNYRSGTGYGMEFREADNYGATGASEFNDVMGAGLYLQSRDDVDSDRIGLWGGSYGGYLTAMGLARASDLFAAGVDIHGVHDWNVVMNGFQPEYEPEDYPEFSRIAFESSPMAFIDGWESPVLLIHGDDDRNVPFRESVDLAEALAKQGVEYEQLIFPDEVHGFLLHENWVSAFEATLDFFDRKLLRPIS; encoded by the coding sequence ATGAGCCACTCACCCACCGGCGGGCGCATCGATTTGCGCCCCGCCCGCTTCGTTGCGTCCCTGCTCATTTGCGGGACACCCATGATCACGGGCGTCGAGGTGGCCGCGCAGGCGGCGTTCTCAGTCTCAGACGTGATGTCGTACTCGTTTGCGTCCGGGCTGGTCGCTTCGCCTGAAGGCAATCGGATCGCGTGGATCGAGAACCGTGAGGGCGAGCGGAATATCTGGGTGGCAGCCGGTCCGGAATGGCGGGGGCGCGCGCTCACCGCGTATCAAGGGGACGACGGTCAGGAGTTGACTGGATTGACGTTCGCGCCGGACGGCGAGCAGGTGATGTACATCCGCGGAGGGGCGCCGAATCGCGAGGGAGAGGTCCCGGATCCACTCTATACTCCTGACGAGGAAGAGCGCGGCGTCTGGATTGTAGACTGGGAGGGCACCGACCCTGCACAGGTCGTCGAAGGAGGTGGGTTCTCGTTGTCACCCGACGGGGAGCGTATAGCCTACGCCCAAGGTCGCGACATCTTCGTGTTGCCGCTCTCTCAGGAGGCCGAGGCGGAACGAGTAGCACGGATCAGGGGGTCCGCCGGCTCTCTGACATGGTCGCCAGGTGGGGAGAGTCTCGCTTTCGTGAGCGGGCGCGGCGACCATGCCTTCATTGGCGTGCTCGACCTCGCCGAGGAGCGGGTCACGTACCTCGACCCGAGCGTCGCGAACGACGGCAGCCCTGTATGGAGTCCTAACGGCCGTCAGATCGCATACCTGCGCGTTCCGAACGAGCGGGTCGTTCAGATGTTTGCTCCAAGGCGTGAAGCGCTCCCCTTTTCGATTCGTGTCGCCGACGCGCGCACGGGCCAGGGCCGCGAAGTCTGGAAGGCGTCGGAGGGTGTCGGCAGTGCGTTCAGCGGGGTGGGCGCAGCTAATCAGCTTTTCTGGGGTGCACAGGACCGACTGGTGTTCCCCTGGGAGGGAGACGGCTGGAAGCACCTGTACAGCATCTCGACGAATGGCGGCCAGCCGACGCTCCTGACTCCCGGGGCGTTCGAGGTCCAGTTCGCCGGAATCACGCCAGACGGTGAGACCGTCGTCTTCGACTCGAACCAGGATGACGTGGACCGGAAGCACATATGGCGCGTTGGTGTTTCCGGTGGGAGCGCGGAACGGCTGACGCCTGGCACGGGCCTCGAGTGGGGAGCGGTCGTAACGGACGGAGGAGCGGTCGCCTACCACGCCGCATCGGGCGCCGAGCCGGCACATACCGTCGTGCTCGATCAGGGCACGACCAACCGCGTCAGTCCGGACCTGCCCTCTGCCTTCCCTGCAGATCGCATGGTCGAGCCTGAGCAGGTCATCTTCCGGGCGGCCGACGGAATGGCCATTCACGGACAGCTGTTCCTCCCGCCGGGGGCGACATCAGGCACGAAACACCCTGCCGTCATCTTCTTCCATGGGGGATCTCGCCGCCAGATGCTTCTCGGCTTCCACCACCGGGGCTACTACCACGGCGCGTATGCTATGAATCAGCTCATGGCGAACGCAGGCTACGTCGTCCTGTCGGTGAACTACCGCAGCGGGACCGGCTACGGCATGGAGTTCCGAGAGGCGGACAACTACGGAGCGACCGGAGCCAGTGAGTTCAACGATGTCATGGGCGCCGGGCTCTATCTGCAATCACGCGACGACGTCGATTCTGACCGCATCGGGCTCTGGGGTGGCTCATACGGCGGGTACCTGACTGCGATGGGGCTCGCGCGAGCATCTGATTTGTTCGCGGCTGGTGTCGACATTCATGGCGTCCACGACTGGAACGTCGTCATGAACGGATTTCAGCCGGAGTATGAGCCAGAGGACTACCCCGAGTTCAGTCGTATCGCGTTCGAATCTTCGCCCATGGCCTTTATTGACGGCTGGGAGTCTCCCGTCCTCCTGATTCACGGCGACGATGACAGAAACGTGCCCTTCCGAGAGTCCGTCGATCTTGCCGAGGCGCTCGCGAAGCAGGGCGTCGAATACGAGCAGCTGATCTTCCCTGACGAAGTGCACGGTTTTCTCTTACATGAGAATTGGGTCTCCGCCTTCGAGGCGACGCTCGATTTCTTCGATCGGAAGCTGCTGCGGCCGATTTCCTGA
- a CDS encoding thioredoxin family protein, protein MLNVLALAGLLTLTPGADGPRVCLNSTVGPLDDTLQEMFESGRSYTDFLNGATRRTELWHGNTEKAEGIDPDLVRRARAVGGSWNFLAVAVDACSDSVSTIPYLAELIALVDGLDMRIVDSTVGRSIMDSHKTPDGRGATPTVLLLDEDFEEAGCFIERPLTLQTWILENNDEASGGDILEHKMAWYAEDSGNETVATFVEMLEAAASGADEVCR, encoded by the coding sequence ATGCTGAATGTTCTCGCCCTCGCGGGACTCCTGACCCTGACGCCGGGCGCTGATGGCCCCCGAGTATGTCTAAATTCCACGGTGGGCCCGCTGGACGACACTCTGCAGGAGATGTTCGAGTCCGGGCGCAGCTATACGGATTTCCTGAACGGTGCGACGCGTCGGACGGAGCTCTGGCATGGGAACACCGAGAAGGCCGAGGGAATCGACCCGGACCTGGTTCGGCGAGCGCGTGCCGTTGGCGGCTCATGGAATTTCCTCGCGGTAGCGGTCGACGCATGCTCGGATTCAGTGAGCACGATTCCCTACCTCGCTGAGCTGATCGCTCTCGTGGACGGTCTCGACATGCGCATCGTCGATTCGACCGTAGGCCGTTCGATCATGGATTCGCACAAGACTCCTGATGGGCGCGGGGCGACGCCGACGGTACTGCTGCTCGATGAGGACTTTGAGGAAGCCGGCTGCTTCATCGAGCGCCCGCTCACGCTGCAGACGTGGATCCTCGAGAACAACGACGAGGCCTCGGGTGGCGACATCCTCGAGCACAAGATGGCCTGGTACGCCGAAGACTCGGGGAACGAGACGGTGGCGACCTTCGTGGAGATGCTCGAGGCGGCGGCGAGCGGAGCGGACGAAGTCTGCAGGTGA
- the msrP gene encoding protein-methionine-sulfoxide reductase catalytic subunit MsrP, with protein sequence MIIRRPSDIPSSEITPESVYVNRRKFIKAAAAGAAGLAVGPTALEGSEHGILRRQEIPARFATLRSEMDEELNSYTDVTTYNNFYEFGTDKRDPARNSGEFRPTPWKVTIGGECNKPGDYDLDDLLSGITMEDRVYRMRCVEAWSMVIPWYGFQLSSLIKRVEPTGNAKFIVFKTVVRPEEMPGQRSPNLSWPYIEGLRMDEAMHPLTLMVTGLYGMDLPNQNGAPLRLIVPWKYGFKGVKSIVSIDFVEQMPLNTWKQQNSNEYGFYANVNPEVSHPRWSQARERRLPGAFKNHETLMFNGYTDQVQHLYAGMDLARWK encoded by the coding sequence ATGATCATCCGACGCCCATCCGACATACCGTCCTCCGAGATCACACCGGAGAGCGTCTATGTGAACCGCCGAAAGTTTATCAAGGCTGCGGCTGCTGGCGCAGCAGGACTTGCGGTAGGCCCCACTGCCCTCGAGGGCAGTGAGCACGGAATCCTTCGGCGACAGGAAATTCCAGCTCGTTTTGCAACGCTGCGGTCCGAGATGGACGAGGAGTTGAACTCGTACACCGACGTGACGACATACAATAATTTTTACGAGTTCGGCACGGACAAGAGAGATCCTGCTCGGAATTCAGGCGAATTTCGGCCGACCCCCTGGAAGGTCACGATCGGGGGCGAGTGCAATAAGCCGGGTGACTACGACCTGGACGACTTGCTGTCCGGAATAACCATGGAGGATCGAGTCTACCGCATGAGGTGTGTGGAAGCCTGGTCTATGGTCATCCCGTGGTACGGCTTTCAGCTTTCGTCGCTGATCAAACGGGTCGAGCCCACCGGAAACGCGAAATTCATCGTGTTCAAGACGGTCGTGCGCCCGGAAGAGATGCCTGGCCAGCGCAGTCCCAACCTGAGCTGGCCGTACATCGAGGGCCTTCGGATGGATGAAGCCATGCATCCGCTCACCCTTATGGTCACTGGCCTTTACGGCATGGACCTGCCCAACCAGAATGGGGCTCCGCTTCGTCTAATCGTGCCGTGGAAGTACGGATTCAAGGGCGTGAAGTCGATCGTGAGCATCGACTTCGTCGAGCAGATGCCGCTGAACACGTGGAAGCAGCAGAACTCCAACGAGTATGGCTTCTACGCCAACGTGAATCCCGAGGTAAGCCATCCGCGCTGGAGTCAGGCGCGCGAGCGGCGGCTGCCGGGTGCTTTCAAAAATCACGAGACGCTCATGTTCAATGGGTATACCGATCAGGTACAGCACCTGTACGCCGGTATGGACCTCGCTCGCTGGAAGTAG
- a CDS encoding sulfoxide reductase heme-binding subunit YedZ — MNQKRAVLGLKVVLWLGASAPGVWLVTGLFTGSLGVNPIEKLTRVSGMTTLVLLLLTLAVTPVRRFTGWNPIIKIRRPMGLFAFFYALSHFSIWFVFDMTFNVGYMFEDILLRKYITVGMTALLILTPLAITSTTGWIRRLGKRWGRLHKGAYMATALGCLHYFWLVKADTRLPLLLAACFAALLLLRQPRFDPRQWRTSKGTRTG; from the coding sequence ATGAATCAGAAGCGTGCCGTGCTCGGCCTCAAGGTCGTGCTATGGCTAGGTGCGTCGGCACCCGGTGTCTGGCTTGTAACGGGCCTATTCACAGGATCGCTGGGCGTGAACCCCATCGAGAAGCTGACAAGAGTGTCCGGTATGACGACGCTCGTCCTGCTCTTGCTGACGCTTGCAGTGACTCCCGTTCGTCGGTTCACCGGATGGAATCCCATCATCAAAATTCGTCGCCCGATGGGGCTCTTCGCGTTCTTCTACGCGCTTAGCCACTTCAGTATCTGGTTCGTCTTCGACATGACGTTCAACGTCGGTTACATGTTCGAGGACATCCTGCTTCGGAAGTACATCACGGTGGGAATGACGGCTCTCCTGATCCTGACCCCGCTTGCGATCACATCGACGACGGGGTGGATTCGCCGACTCGGGAAGCGCTGGGGGAGGCTTCACAAGGGAGCGTACATGGCAACGGCTCTGGGTTGCCTCCACTACTTCTGGCTCGTCAAAGCTGACACGCGGCTGCCACTGCTTCTGGCTGCCTGCTTCGCGGCACTCCTGCTGCTGCGTCAGCCCCGGTTCGATCCACGCCAATGGCGGACGTCAAAAGGGACTCGTACGGGCTGA